A stretch of the Rhinoderma darwinii isolate aRhiDar2 chromosome 3, aRhiDar2.hap1, whole genome shotgun sequence genome encodes the following:
- the LOC142750520 gene encoding olfactory receptor 5V1-like gives MDSNWTSFNNFQIVAFSNNIEKNHLYFLIFFCIYMSGLLGNLIIISAVIIDVRLHTPMYIFICNLSSVDIIFTSSTLPKLMDILLSGNFSISFIQCFTQLYCFMFAAGTEDVLLSLMAYDRYVAICKPLHYHLIMNKKKYVLLLLGTWICGSVNSLFMTVSIYRLDLCRSNKIQNIFCDIKALEKISCNNTGFHIILYVETMLLALCPFLLSVTSYIKIIGSILVIKSSNSRKKAFSTCTSHLTVLIIFYGTGLCMYMNPPSDHLEEQDVVFSVLYTAVTPMLNPLIYSLRNKEVKMALRRIVGNKRSLRSL, from the coding sequence ATGGATAGTAACTGGACATCTTTTAATAATTTCCAAATAGTAGCATTTTCTAACAATATAGAGAAGAATCATCTTTATTTCCTGATATTTTTCTGTATTTATATGTCAGGTTTACTGGGTAATTTAATTATAATTTCAGCAGTGATCATCGATGTCCGTCTACATACCCCCATGTACATCTTCATCTGCAACTTGTCCTCCGTGGATATTATTTTTACATCTTCTACTCTTCCAAAACTCATGGACATTTTACTTTCAGGAAACTTCTCAATCTCCTTCATACAATGCTTTACCCAATTGTATTGTTTCATGTTTGCAGCCGGTACGGAGGACGTCCTGTTGTCTTTGATGGCCTATGACCGATATGTGGCCATCTGTAAACCTTTACATTACCACCTGATCATGAATAAGAAGAAGTATGTCCTCCTTTTATTGGGCACCTGGATTTGTGGGTCTGTAAATTCATTATTCATGACTGTTTCAATCTACCGGTTGGACCTATGTCGTTCTAATAAAATCCAAAATATCTTCTGTGATATAAAAGCTCTGGAGAAGATCTCTTGTAATAACACCGGCTTCCATATCATACTCTATGTAGAAACAATGCTACTCGCCCTCTGTCCATTTCTCCTTAGTGTAACATCCTACATTAAGATAATCGGAAGTATTCTAGTCATTAAGTCCTCTAATAGTAGGAAAAAGGCCTTCTCCACCTGCACGTCCCACTTGACGGTCCTAATTATTTTCTATGgcactggactatgtatgtatatgaATCCTCCTTCAGACCATTTAGAGGAGCAGGACGTGGTCTTCTCTGTGTTATATACGGCTGTAACTCCCATGCTTAATCCTCTAATATATAGTTTAAGAAATAAAGAGGTGAAAATGGCATTGAGAAGAATAGTTGGTAATAAAAGAAGCCTCAGATCgttgtaa